A window of the Trichoderma asperellum chromosome 4, complete sequence genome harbors these coding sequences:
- a CDS encoding uncharacterized protein (CAZy:GH3) — protein MTNAGMDQSFLTASVEDLVGRMSLTEKVTFLGGEDWWRTVALPRLNIPSIKLTDGPNGARGQSFFKMTPAIVLPNATGLAATFSPTLPTEAARLLAAETKARSSVCLLAPTVNICRSPLGGRAFESFSEDPTLSGIIAAEYIKALQHEGISAAIKHFIANDQEHERMGQDSIIAPRALREIYLRPFQIAQARASPWSYMTSYNKLNGTHCSENQWLLKDLLREEWGFDGLVMSDWMGTYSVAEAINAGLDLEMPGKPRWRQLQLVRQSINAHKLLPEILDQRVITLLKWVQKLATLNPDIVYGQDDSIEWTRKEDQEADAALVRRIGNEGIVLLKNEASVLPIRRGKVAVIGPNAKNGVITGGGSARLRPAWSVTPWQGLVENKPDDVELSYTLGCKGSKFLPVFGEEFTSMDGVTQGFDMLHYAIVDGKQMSEPAISEVWNNSDIMLADFKHPDLGDDYFTEIRALFTAPITGDWQFEVSVTGQAWVYLDDELVADLSNEQKRTSSFFGNGGNGTIITVPVKKDKVYAFRLLHDSRKPPLAPGQDSQPLQLTGMKLGSFPVTNEDQSIDKAVELAKASDVAVLVVGLDQDWESESYDRPNLSLPLRLNDLVRRVSLEAPETKKVVILQTGSAVSMPWLEYVDSVMWPWYGGNEAGNAIADIVYGKVNPSGRLPITLPKRELDIAANLNFKSARTKTYYEEGIWVGYRHFNARGIEPMYPFGHGLSYTNFEYSDLAVSPSTSVSPSSWRINVSAKVTNTGDVAGAHSVHFYTNPPSPTSNSLTHPEVTLQAFTKTAVLTPGETETVTVKMDKYAISHWDELTSSWRAEPGEWHVHIGRDARNMCIKEPFTVPPGFKWKGV, from the exons ATGACTAACGCAGGAATGGATCAGTCATTCTTGACCGCGTCCGTGGAGGACCTTGTCGGTCGCATGTCCTTGACGGAGAAGGTGACTTTCCTCGGCGGCGAGGATTGGTGGAG AACCGTAGCCTTGCCCAGGCTTAATATCCCCTC CATAAAGCTTACAGATGGGCCTAACGGAGCGCGGGGGCAATCGTTTTTCAAGATGA CGCCCGCTATTGTTCTTCCGAATGCCACTGGACTGGCTGCTACCTTCTCTCCGACCCTCCCCACCGAAGCTGCTCGCCTACTTGCCGCCGAAACCAAGGCCCGAAGCTCCGTCTGCTTGTTAGCGCCAACCGTCAACATCTGCCGAAGTCCGCTCGGAGGCAGAGCGTTCGAGTCATTCAGCGAAGACCCTACCCTCAGCGGTATAATCGCCGCCGAGTACATCAAGGCTCTTCAACACGAAGGCATCAGCGCAGCTATCAAACACTTCATTGCCAACGACCAAGAGCATGAGCGCATGGGCCAAGACTCCATCATTGCCCCCAGAGCACTTCGAGAAATCTACCTCCGGCCATTTCAGATCGCGCAAGCTCGCGCTAGTCCTTGGTCGTATATGACCTCATACAACAAGCTCAATGGTACCCATTGCTCCGAGAACCAGTGGCTGTTGAAAGATCTTCTTCGAGAAGAGTGGGGTTTCGACGGACTTGTCATGTCTGACTGGATGGGCACATACTCTGTCGCTGAGGCCATTAACGCCGGGCTCGACCTGGAAATGCCTGGAAAGCCCCGCTGGCGTCAACTACAGCTTGTGCGACAATCAATCAACGCTCACAAGCTTTTGCCTGAGATACTCGACCAACGAGTCATCACCCTCTTGAAATGGGTTCAAAAGCTTGCGACTCTCAACCCCGACATTGTCTACGGCCAAGACGACTCCATCGAGTGGACACGCAAGGAAGACCAGGAGGCGGATGCAGCTCTGGTAAGACGCATCGGCAACGAAGGTATTGTGCTGCTTAAGAATGAGGCGTCAGTGCTGCCCATCCGGCGTGGCAAAGTAGCCGTCATCGGGCCCAACGCCAAGAACGGTGTCATCACGGGCGGCGGCAGTGCAAGGCTCCGACCAGCCTGGAGTGTCACGCCGTGGCAAGGTTTGGTCGAAAACAAGCCTGATGATGTTGAGTTGTCGTATACACTGGGCTGCAAGGGTTCCAAGTTCTTACCTGTCTTCGGGGAGGAGTTCACCAGCATGGATGGTGTCACGCAAGGCTTCGACATGCTTCACTATGCCATTGTCGATGGCAAGCAGATGAGCGAACCCGCTATTTCTGAGGTCTGGAACAACTCGGACATTATGCTTGCCGACTTTAAGCATCCGGATCTGGGCGACGACTACTTCACCGAGATCCGAGCCTTGTTTACAGCGCCAATTACCGGTGACTGGCAGTTCGAGGTCAGCGTCACTGGACAAGCTTGGGTCTATCTAGACGATGAGCTGGTGGCCGATTTGTCCAACGAGCAGAAGCGAACCTCTTCATTTTTTGGAAACGGAGGCAATGGCACTATAATTACAGTGCCAGTAAAGAAAGACAAG GTTTATGCATTCCGTCTTTTACATGACTCCAGGAAACCTCCGCTGGCTCCAGGACAGGACAGCCAACCTCTGCAACTCACTGGCATGAAACTCGGCTCCTTCCCCGTCACCAATGAAGATCAAAGCATCGACAAGGCTGTCGAACTGGCAAAAGCCTCGGACGTTGCCGTCTTGGTCGTTGGACTAGATCAAGATTGGGAGTCGGAAAGCTACGATCGACCCAACTTGTCTCTCCCCCTCCGACTGAATGACCTCGTCCGACGTGTATCACTCGAGGCTCCGGAAACTAAAAAGGTTGTCATTCTGCAGACAGGCTCCGCGGTGTCGATGCCTTGGCTGGAATACGTCGACTCGGTAATGTGGCCTTGGTACGGCGGAAATGAGGCTGGAAATGCCATCGCCGACATTGTCTATGGGAAGGTAAACCCTTCGGGCAGGTTACCAATCACTCTTCCCAAGCGAGAGCTCGACATCGCTGCGAACCTCAACTTCAAGTCGGCCAGGACCAAGACGTATTATGAAGAAGGTATCTGGGTTGGCTACCGTCATTTCAACGCCCGTGGTATTGAACCCATGTATCCATTCGGCCATGGTTTATCATACACAAATTTTGAGTATTCTGACCTCGCCGTTTCGCCATCGACCTCCGTTTCGCCCAGCTCATGGCGTATCAACGTCTCCGCAAAGGTGACCAACACCGGCGATGTTGCCGGTGCTCATTCGGTTCACTTCTACACCAACCCTCCATCTCCGACTTCCAACTCCCTTACGCACCCTGAAGTAACTCTGCAAGCATTCACCAAGACGGCTGTTCTTACGCCTGGAGAGACTGAGACTGTGACTGTTAAGATGGACAAAT ACGCCATCTCCCATTGGGACGAACTGACCTCATCATGGCGAGCTGAGCCTGGCGAATGGCATGTTCACATTGGAAGGGATGCGCGGAATATGTGCATTAAAGAACCGTTCACGGTACCTCCTGGCTTCAAGTGGAAAGGAGTCTAG